A part of Pectinatus sottacetonis genomic DNA contains:
- a CDS encoding GspE/PulE family protein has protein sequence MTISNTDLSLNELADKTLRSFDQIQKSTNTTSINISSSPIVELVNKIINDAIFQNASDIHIEPTTTLITIRLRIDGVLNKYASLPISLHPLIISRLKILGELNIVEKRQPQDGNITYTYKNKTIDIRISTIPTIYGEKMVMRLLNTSGKLLSLEELALSPLNYAAFNSLFHRSSGLILNTGPVNSGKTTTLYAALKELNTIEKNIVTIEDPVEYKLNGINQVQVNEKTGLTFEKGLRAMLRQDPDILLIGEIRDSKTAEAAVRAALTGHLILSTLHTKNAASAVLRMLDLGIKPYLLAATLSGCLSQRLLRRICPYCREKYLPATNSPAYKFMHKQKIPPDNLFHGRGCPKCNNSGYLGQIAVQEIFSVDSDIKQAIYENTNIDLLTQLAVKNGMRPLISDAIDKVKQKQTTIEEIIRIMNDY, from the coding sequence ATGACTATTTCCAATACTGATTTATCGTTAAATGAGCTGGCCGACAAAACGCTTCGCTCATTTGACCAAATACAAAAATCTACCAATACCACCAGTATAAACATAAGTAGTTCTCCTATAGTCGAACTAGTCAATAAAATCATAAATGACGCAATTTTCCAAAATGCCAGTGATATTCATATAGAACCCACCACCACTTTAATTACCATAAGACTGCGAATAGATGGTGTCCTAAATAAATATGCTTCTCTCCCTATCAGCCTGCATCCCCTTATTATCTCCCGCCTAAAAATATTGGGAGAACTAAACATCGTTGAAAAACGACAGCCGCAAGATGGCAATATCACCTATACATATAAAAACAAAACAATAGATATCAGAATTTCCACTATACCGACAATTTATGGAGAAAAAATGGTAATGCGCTTGCTAAACACTTCCGGTAAACTTCTTTCCCTAGAAGAATTAGCCTTGTCCCCGCTAAATTATGCTGCATTTAATTCCCTTTTCCACAGATCAAGCGGACTTATATTAAACACCGGGCCTGTCAATTCTGGAAAAACTACTACATTATATGCCGCCCTAAAAGAATTGAACACAATAGAAAAAAATATTGTAACAATAGAAGATCCTGTTGAATATAAACTTAATGGTATCAATCAGGTTCAGGTAAACGAAAAAACAGGCCTGACCTTTGAAAAGGGACTGCGCGCCATGCTGCGACAAGATCCTGATATCCTTCTTATTGGCGAAATACGTGACAGCAAAACAGCTGAAGCCGCTGTAAGAGCAGCCTTGACAGGGCATCTTATATTGTCAACACTCCATACCAAAAATGCCGCCAGTGCTGTATTACGAATGCTTGACCTGGGTATAAAACCTTACCTGTTGGCAGCCACTTTATCAGGCTGTCTGTCACAAAGATTATTGCGGCGTATATGTCCCTATTGCCGGGAAAAATATCTGCCAGCGACTAATTCCCCTGCTTATAAATTCATGCATAAGCAAAAAATCCCGCCTGATAATCTTTTTCATGGACGCGGTTGTCCAAAATGTAATAACAGCGGTTATTTAGGACAAATTGCCGTGCAGGAAATTTTTAGTGTTGACTCGGACATTAAACAAGCCATATATGAAAATACCAATATTGACCTTTTAACACAGTTAGCCGTAAAAAATGGCATGCGTCCCTTGATAAGCGATGCCATTGACAAAGTCAAACAAAAACAAACTACTATAGAAGAAATAATAAGGATAATGAATGATTACTAA
- a CDS encoding ribonuclease HII, whose amino-acid sequence MNLKNMSTREIASILEKDNINDDIISMLHTDKRKSVQQLLKHYTNEQKEKSRLHNLYKYEYQFKEQGINYIAGVDEAGRGPLAGPVIAAAVILPIGCFIPKLNDSKKLAPAMREKIYTLITEKALSISRSIIDEKTIDRINIYQASMNAMYNAIYGLGITPEQVLIDATPLNLLEIPHLSIIKGDSKSASIAAASIIAKVERDHLMNEYDKKYPQYGFSRHKGYGTKNHIEALQKYGPCPIHRRSFEPIKSM is encoded by the coding sequence ATGAACTTAAAGAATATGTCAACGAGAGAGATTGCCTCTATTCTTGAAAAAGATAATATCAATGATGACATTATCTCTATGCTGCATACAGATAAAAGAAAATCTGTCCAGCAGCTTCTTAAACACTATACTAACGAACAAAAAGAAAAATCCCGTCTGCATAATTTATATAAATATGAATATCAATTTAAAGAACAAGGCATAAACTATATTGCAGGAGTTGATGAAGCCGGGCGCGGTCCCCTTGCCGGACCAGTAATAGCTGCTGCCGTTATTCTACCTATAGGTTGTTTTATTCCTAAATTAAATGATTCTAAAAAACTTGCACCTGCTATGCGGGAAAAAATTTATACTTTAATAACCGAAAAAGCTTTATCTATAAGCCGTTCTATCATAGATGAAAAAACCATTGACCGCATAAATATTTATCAGGCTTCAATGAATGCCATGTATAATGCTATATACGGTCTTGGAATTACTCCTGAGCAGGTACTCATAGATGCAACACCGTTAAACTTACTGGAAATCCCCCATCTCTCCATAATAAAAGGTGATTCCAAAAGTGCATCTATAGCCGCTGCGTCTATTATAGCTAAAGTAGAACGTGACCATTTAATGAATGAATATGATAAAAAATACCCCCAGTATGGATTTTCCCGTCATAAAGGTTATGGAACCAAAAATCATATTGAGGCATTACAAAAATACGGACCGTGTCCTATACATCGCCGTTCCTTCGAACCAATAAAGTCAATGTAA
- a CDS encoding YraN family protein codes for MDKKKIGSLGEKCAADFLQKQGYKILNMNFFSKYGEIDIIAKKGSFLIFVEVKTRKNTFFGTAAQAVDIKKQRKIIHTAEFYILLHQNLPVNYRFDIIEIYYKQFTCYKVNHIKGAFEI; via the coding sequence ATGGATAAAAAAAAGATAGGCAGTTTAGGAGAAAAATGCGCTGCTGATTTTCTACAAAAGCAGGGTTATAAAATATTAAATATGAACTTTTTTTCAAAATATGGTGAGATAGACATAATAGCTAAAAAAGGGTCTTTTTTAATTTTTGTAGAAGTAAAAACAAGAAAAAATACTTTTTTTGGCACTGCAGCTCAAGCTGTAGATATAAAAAAACAACGAAAAATTATCCATACAGCAGAATTTTATATTCTCCTGCACCAAAACTTACCAGTAAATTATCGTTTTGATATTATTGAAATTTATTATAAACAATTTACTTGTTATAAAGTAAATCATATAAAGGGAGCTTTTGAAATCTAA
- a CDS encoding type IV pilus twitching motility protein PilT: MITNIAYDKFQTLILSAGENCSDLHITTNHNCFYRIDGTLSPVHPPVIFNNEEICALLDKLLYNKNKQLLYQKRAVDLSSTIKNHRLRISIYKQNNETALAVRLIKPNINSLENDSAYPDILKILVKKTNGLILITGPSGAGKSTTLASMIKYRAEYSPCHIITLEDPIEYLLTSQKSLIHQREYGRDFFSFSQALKNALRQDPDILLIGEIRDKPTMQAALTAAQTGHLVLSTLHTANVPESITRIESLFSEKKQNMIRQELSTALQGIISQKLLLRKTGGRIPAMEILLSTDAVRNLIVSGKPQQISSIIQTNKKIGMQTMTMSIASLKQKNFID, translated from the coding sequence ATGATTACTAACATTGCCTACGATAAATTCCAAACACTTATTTTATCCGCTGGGGAAAACTGCTCCGATCTTCATATAACAACAAACCACAATTGTTTTTACCGCATTGATGGTACCTTGTCCCCTGTACACCCCCCTGTTATCTTTAATAATGAAGAAATATGCGCATTATTAGATAAACTGTTATATAATAAAAACAAACAGCTTCTTTATCAAAAAAGAGCCGTAGATTTGTCATCTACTATAAAGAACCATCGGTTACGCATAAGTATATATAAACAAAATAACGAAACGGCTCTAGCCGTGCGCCTTATAAAGCCAAATATAAATTCACTGGAAAATGATAGTGCCTATCCCGATATTCTAAAAATACTTGTAAAAAAAACCAACGGTCTAATTCTTATCACCGGCCCCTCAGGTGCTGGCAAATCTACCACACTTGCTTCCATGATAAAATACAGGGCAGAATATTCTCCCTGCCATATAATAACACTGGAAGATCCCATAGAATATCTGTTAACTTCGCAAAAAAGCCTTATTCACCAGCGTGAATATGGACGAGATTTTTTTTCCTTTTCCCAAGCACTGAAAAATGCACTGCGGCAAGATCCTGATATACTGCTCATCGGCGAAATACGTGACAAACCAACAATGCAGGCTGCCTTGACTGCTGCCCAGACAGGGCACTTGGTTCTATCAACACTGCATACAGCAAATGTTCCTGAATCCATTACAAGAATAGAAAGCCTATTTTCTGAAAAAAAACAAAATATGATCCGACAGGAATTGTCAACAGCGCTGCAAGGCATCATATCCCAAAAACTATTACTTAGAAAAACTGGCGGCAGAATCCCTGCAATGGAAATACTACTCAGCACCGATGCTGTACGCAACCTAATAGTATCAGGTAAACCACAGCAAATATCATCAATAATACAAACTAATAAAAAAATCGGCATGCAGACAATGACCATGTCCATAGCCAGTCTTAAACAAAAAAATTTTATTGATTAA
- a CDS encoding shikimate dehydrogenase, which produces MSVIYTGKTKNIGVIGYPIQHSLSPVIQNTVLQNMDLDYAYIAMPVKKGQLGNAVTGLKALNFTGFNVTIPHKINIIPYLDYIDDAAKLIGAVNTVVIKDNKMYGYNTDHEGFINALSTINFSVKNKIAAVLGAGGAARAVIYSLLKAGVKKLYIGVRNREKAQKTICDFSALGEIHVYNWLDNNFTKFLSKIDLLVNTTPLGMYPYIEEMPPVDFNQIASRTVIYDIIYTPEKTKFLLEAEKNHNIILNGEYMLAGQGAAALQKWTGSHNIDIDLMRIALHKALLEKI; this is translated from the coding sequence TTGTCTGTAATTTATACAGGAAAAACCAAAAATATTGGTGTTATCGGATATCCTATACAACATTCCCTTTCACCAGTTATTCAAAATACCGTATTACAAAACATGGATCTCGATTACGCATATATTGCTATGCCCGTAAAAAAAGGCCAATTAGGAAATGCTGTTACCGGTTTGAAAGCACTTAACTTTACGGGTTTTAATGTTACCATTCCACACAAAATCAATATTATTCCCTATCTGGATTATATTGATGATGCAGCCAAACTAATTGGTGCAGTTAATACTGTTGTAATAAAAGATAACAAAATGTATGGCTATAATACTGATCATGAAGGCTTTATAAATGCTCTCAGTACCATCAACTTTTCCGTAAAAAACAAAATCGCAGCTGTTTTGGGAGCCGGGGGTGCAGCCAGAGCTGTAATTTACAGTTTACTCAAAGCAGGAGTAAAAAAATTATATATTGGTGTGCGTAACAGAGAAAAAGCACAAAAAACTATTTGTGATTTTTCTGCTTTAGGTGAAATACATGTTTATAACTGGCTGGACAATAACTTTACCAAATTTCTTTCGAAAATCGATTTATTGGTAAATACTACCCCACTGGGTATGTATCCTTACATCGAAGAAATGCCGCCTGTTGATTTTAACCAGATAGCTTCCCGCACTGTTATCTATGACATAATTTATACACCAGAAAAAACTAAATTTTTATTGGAAGCAGAAAAGAACCACAATATCATCCTAAATGGAGAATACATGCTGGCCGGACAAGGTGCCGCTGCCTTGCAGAAATGGACCGGCAGCCATAATATTGACATTGATTTAATGCGGATTGCTTTGCATAAAGCCTTGCTGGAAAAAATATAA
- a CDS encoding EscU/YscU/HrcU family type III secretion system export apparatus switch protein, with product MEENNNNTFPPDKKAVALRYQEKKGKAPRVVAKGRGYTAESILQAAQKNSVPIYQDKTLVSMLMALELDREIPPELYAVVAEILAYVYRIDKNKKPKPKL from the coding sequence ATGGAAGAAAACAACAACAATACTTTTCCCCCGGATAAAAAAGCTGTTGCCTTACGCTATCAGGAAAAAAAAGGAAAAGCCCCCAGGGTAGTTGCCAAGGGCCGAGGATATACAGCAGAAAGTATCTTACAGGCAGCACAAAAGAACTCTGTTCCCATATATCAGGATAAAACTCTTGTAAGTATGCTAATGGCTCTTGAATTGGATAGAGAAATTCCTCCAGAGCTATATGCAGTAGTAGCAGAAATTCTTGCTTATGTATATCGTATTGACAAAAATAAAAAACCTAAACCGAAACTATAA
- a CDS encoding UbiX family flavin prenyltransferase, with amino-acid sequence MNKRKKRIIIGITGASGSIYAVKLLEVLQAVNIETHLVITHSGIDVLQYECQLTTNDMKNYTDYIYDVDNIGASIASGSFLCDAMVVLPCSMKTIGSIAAGITDNLLIRAADVTIKENRKLILVPRETPLSPLHLENMLKLSRIGVRIVPACPGFYHKPQKLDDLINIMVGKICDQLGIEHNLFTRWTGE; translated from the coding sequence ATGAATAAAAGAAAAAAACGAATCATCATCGGCATAACAGGAGCAAGCGGTTCTATATATGCCGTAAAATTATTAGAAGTTTTACAGGCAGTAAATATAGAAACGCATCTTGTAATAACCCATTCCGGCATTGATGTACTTCAATATGAGTGTCAGCTTACAACAAATGATATGAAAAACTATACCGATTATATATATGATGTTGACAATATTGGCGCCTCAATAGCCAGCGGCTCATTTTTATGCGATGCCATGGTCGTTCTTCCCTGCTCCATGAAAACTATTGGCTCAATTGCTGCAGGCATTACCGATAATCTTCTTATCCGAGCCGCTGATGTTACCATAAAAGAAAACAGAAAATTAATATTGGTACCAAGAGAAACGCCATTAAGTCCCTTGCACTTAGAAAATATGTTAAAATTATCACGTATTGGTGTACGAATCGTGCCAGCCTGCCCGGGATTTTACCATAAACCACAGAAATTGGATGACCTGATAAACATCATGGTAGGTAAAATATGTGACCAACTCGGTATTGAACACAATTTATTTACCCGCTGGACGGGAGAATAA
- the ylqF gene encoding ribosome biogenesis GTPase YlqF — MNEQNINIPLVQWFPGHMTKARRLIEENLKLVDIVIELLDSRIPLSSSNPIIKSMIGSKPHIIVLNKADLADPVITDEWIRFYKLMGKTAISIDSVKGKNLKTLMSAITALTKKQTEKFASHGANPRSARAMIVGIPNVGKSSLINRLAKSSAAKTENRPGVTRTKQWIRINKNIDLLDMPGLLWPKFDDPIVGLNLAFSGAVKDDIYDKEKVAMLLLDFLKEHYGPALLSRFNLTNLPDTCEELFHIIGQKRGCLIKGGNIDAEKVITVIFTDFRSGRLGRISLESPSL; from the coding sequence GTCCAATGGTTTCCAGGACACATGACAAAGGCCCGCCGCTTAATTGAAGAAAATTTGAAATTAGTCGACATCGTAATTGAACTTCTCGATTCACGTATTCCACTATCAAGTTCTAATCCTATAATAAAAAGCATGATTGGCAGTAAACCTCATATTATTGTTTTAAATAAAGCAGACCTTGCTGATCCAGTTATAACAGATGAATGGATTAGATTTTATAAATTAATGGGTAAAACAGCCATATCTATTGATTCTGTAAAGGGTAAAAACCTAAAAACACTTATGTCTGCTATCACAGCTTTAACGAAAAAACAAACGGAAAAATTTGCTTCCCACGGTGCTAACCCCAGAAGTGCCAGAGCTATGATTGTAGGTATTCCCAACGTAGGAAAATCCTCTCTCATAAACCGTCTGGCAAAATCATCCGCTGCTAAAACTGAAAACCGCCCAGGTGTCACTAGAACAAAACAATGGATACGTATAAATAAGAATATCGATCTTCTTGATATGCCCGGTCTTCTATGGCCAAAATTTGACGATCCTATAGTTGGCTTAAATCTTGCTTTCAGTGGTGCTGTAAAGGATGATATCTATGACAAAGAAAAGGTAGCCATGCTTTTGCTGGATTTTCTAAAAGAACATTACGGCCCAGCCTTACTATCACGATTCAACCTTACCAATCTGCCTGACACTTGTGAAGAACTGTTCCACATAATCGGTCAAAAACGCGGCTGTCTGATAAAAGGCGGCAACATTGATGCCGAAAAAGTCATAACGGTTATTTTCACTGACTTTCGCAGCGGCCGGTTGGGCCGGATTTCATTAGAATCACCTTCGCTTTAA
- a CDS encoding YifB family Mg chelatase-like AAA ATPase, translating to MFAKTIGAATAGINGIIIEVEADISNGLPSFDIVGLPDPAVREAKERVRTAIKNSGIKLPPRKITINLAPADLKKDGCGLDLPIAVALLDAYGFLPPSRCQHAMFAGELSLEGNLRPIHGILPMAISCHENNIPFLFLAKGNEQEALLVDNITVYPLGSLLELIDFFNNKTTLPSAQKATESPIGSNIESMDDFSDVQGQFTAKRALEIAASGGHNVLMCGAPGTGKTMLARRTATILPAMSKQEALEVTKIYSIAGLLKKDSGIILQRPFRSPHHTISNAGMVGGGTIPKPGEVTLSHNGVLFLDELPEFNKSTLEVLRQPLEDREISISRINASYTFPASFMLIASMNPCPCGFLGDKLHHCTCTPNEIKRYTKKISGPLLDRIDIHIQVPRVDYTDMINDKKAESSATIRQRVEKARQIQYDRLVKYHLHCNSQMNHALIKKLCPLTTNAQNMLKIVFEQMALSARSYDRLIKVSRTIADLDNSSTISEKHIAEAIQFKNNINTSK from the coding sequence ATGTTTGCTAAAACCATCGGTGCAGCTACAGCCGGAATTAACGGCATCATTATTGAAGTAGAAGCTGATATATCAAACGGCCTGCCATCATTTGATATAGTTGGTCTACCCGATCCTGCTGTAAGAGAAGCTAAAGAGCGTGTGCGTACTGCTATAAAAAACTCAGGTATAAAGCTGCCTCCCCGTAAAATCACTATAAATCTGGCACCAGCCGACTTAAAAAAAGATGGCTGTGGCCTTGATTTACCTATAGCAGTCGCACTTCTAGACGCATATGGTTTTTTACCTCCATCCCGCTGTCAGCATGCCATGTTTGCCGGAGAATTATCTCTTGAAGGTAACCTGCGTCCCATTCACGGTATACTGCCGATGGCAATCAGCTGTCACGAAAATAACATTCCCTTCTTGTTTCTCGCCAAAGGTAATGAACAAGAAGCTCTATTAGTAGACAACATCACAGTTTATCCCTTGGGCAGTCTGCTAGAACTAATAGACTTTTTTAATAACAAAACGACACTCCCTTCAGCGCAAAAAGCGACTGAATCTCCAATTGGTAGTAATATTGAGTCCATGGATGATTTTTCTGATGTCCAAGGCCAGTTTACTGCTAAAAGAGCTTTGGAAATTGCTGCTTCTGGCGGCCATAATGTCTTAATGTGCGGGGCTCCTGGCACCGGCAAAACAATGCTTGCCCGGCGGACTGCAACAATTTTACCAGCCATGTCAAAACAAGAAGCCTTGGAGGTAACTAAAATTTACAGTATCGCCGGCTTATTAAAAAAAGATTCCGGCATCATACTCCAGCGTCCATTTCGCAGCCCGCATCATACTATTTCCAATGCAGGAATGGTAGGCGGTGGCACAATCCCCAAACCGGGAGAAGTAACCCTCAGTCACAATGGTGTACTTTTTTTAGATGAATTACCTGAATTTAATAAATCTACTCTTGAAGTTTTACGCCAACCGCTGGAAGACAGAGAAATTTCCATATCACGTATTAACGCTTCATATACTTTTCCAGCCAGCTTCATGCTTATAGCAAGTATGAATCCATGTCCGTGCGGATTTTTAGGCGATAAATTACATCATTGTACCTGCACACCCAATGAAATAAAGCGCTACACCAAAAAAATATCCGGACCGCTGCTGGACCGAATAGATATTCATATTCAAGTTCCCCGCGTAGATTATACTGATATGATAAATGACAAAAAGGCTGAAAGTTCAGCAACCATACGCCAACGAGTAGAAAAAGCCCGGCAAATACAGTATGACCGTCTGGTGAAATATCATCTGCACTGCAATTCACAAATGAATCACGCTTTAATAAAAAAACTATGTCCCTTGACTACTAATGCTCAGAATATGCTAAAAATAGTCTTTGAGCAGATGGCTTTAAGTGCCCGATCCTATGACAGATTAATAAAAGTCAGCCGTACGATTGCTGATCTGGACAACTCCTCAACCATTTCTGAAAAGCACATTGCTGAGGCTATTCAATTCAAAAATAACATAAACACTAGCAAGTAA